From Desulfurobacterium pacificum, a single genomic window includes:
- a CDS encoding septation protein SpoVG family protein: MRDKKSLERLPVMGIEVTEVRIFPFDTSGIGGNVRAVANIKLNDVLEIKDIKIVYSNNGYFIQMPLKRSKSGEFVPLVNVLNKDLYLHIRRKILDEFNRVMEKYDEKVDSSV, from the coding sequence ATGAGAGATAAAAAGAGTCTGGAACGTTTGCCGGTTATGGGGATAGAGGTGACGGAGGTGAGGATTTTTCCTTTCGATACTTCCGGTATTGGAGGTAACGTTAGAGCTGTTGCGAATATTAAGTTAAATGACGTTTTGGAGATTAAAGATATAAAGATTGTTTATTCTAACAACGGTTATTTTATTCAGATGCCTTTAAAGAGAAGCAAAAGTGGAGAGTTTGTTCCGCTTGTTAACGTTCTAAATAAGGATTTATATTTACACATACGGAGAAAGATTTTGGATGAATTTAACCGCGTTATGGAGAAGTACGATGAAAAAGTTGATAGTTCTGTTTAG
- the tig gene encoding trigger factor gives MTYTVEKVNDVVLRVKIVGEPQEIEKEINEICKEIRKTAKVPGFRPGKAPVNIIKKYYEDTIRDSLVRSYVPVKLQEVVEKENIQLLSDPGIEDLQCDVKNNAFEVTLILEKKPEIELKPEDYKSIKVKKTVREITDEDVEKVIEGMRNQLATWKEVEREAKEGDLVEIEYTTTIEGKENSGSVAVVLGEKQLWPEVEKEVLGKKAGYEGEITFKAPEDEKVYGDAAGKEVTVKFKVKAVKEKELPEVNDEFAKKLGFESVEDMKSKIKQDLIDAEKNRQQEEVEDQIVEEILKKVNIPVPPSMLDLEIRAQAEAQLRRLAQFGVDVNQINPQTVVEMVRPTAEKTVKVKLLLEKVAELEGLEVTDEDLDKEIEKLAQAAFGGDYVQARQSLEERGLINMIKQDVLRQKALDRLIELAEVEEVPAEKEEKKEE, from the coding sequence ATGACTTATACGGTTGAAAAAGTTAATGACGTAGTATTAAGGGTAAAGATAGTTGGAGAACCGCAGGAAATTGAAAAAGAGATTAACGAAATCTGTAAAGAGATAAGGAAAACGGCAAAAGTTCCTGGATTTAGACCGGGAAAAGCTCCTGTTAACATTATCAAAAAGTATTACGAAGATACTATAAGAGATAGTCTTGTGAGGAGTTACGTTCCTGTAAAGCTTCAGGAAGTTGTAGAGAAGGAGAACATTCAGCTTCTATCAGACCCGGGAATAGAGGACCTGCAGTGTGACGTTAAGAATAATGCCTTTGAAGTGACGCTGATTCTTGAGAAGAAGCCGGAGATAGAGTTAAAGCCGGAAGACTACAAAAGTATAAAGGTAAAGAAAACGGTTAGGGAAATAACCGATGAAGACGTTGAAAAAGTCATAGAAGGAATGAGAAACCAGCTTGCAACCTGGAAGGAAGTAGAAAGAGAAGCTAAAGAAGGTGATTTAGTAGAAATTGAATATACCACAACTATTGAAGGTAAAGAAAACAGCGGTTCTGTTGCAGTTGTTTTAGGAGAGAAGCAGCTCTGGCCCGAAGTGGAAAAAGAGGTATTGGGCAAAAAGGCAGGTTATGAAGGAGAAATAACGTTTAAAGCTCCTGAAGATGAAAAGGTTTACGGAGATGCTGCTGGTAAAGAGGTAACTGTAAAGTTCAAGGTGAAAGCGGTAAAAGAGAAGGAGTTACCTGAAGTAAACGATGAATTTGCTAAGAAGTTAGGATTTGAGTCTGTTGAAGATATGAAATCAAAAATTAAGCAGGATTTAATTGATGCAGAAAAGAACAGACAGCAGGAAGAGGTTGAAGACCAGATTGTTGAGGAGATTTTAAAGAAGGTTAATATTCCTGTACCTCCATCTATGCTTGACCTTGAAATAAGAGCGCAGGCGGAAGCGCAGCTCAGAAGGCTTGCTCAGTTTGGCGTTGATGTCAATCAGATTAATCCTCAAACTGTAGTTGAAATGGTTAGACCTACTGCTGAGAAAACGGTAAAAGTTAAGCTTCTCCTTGAAAAAGTAGCTGAACTTGAAGGTTTGGAAGTAACAGATGAAGACTTAGATAAAGAGATAGAAAAGTTAGCCCAAGCTGCATTCGGCGGTGATTACGTTCAGGCAAGACAGTCCCTTGAAGAGAGGGGCTTGATAAACATGATTAAGCAGGACGTTCTCAGACAGAAAGCTCTTGATAGACTCATTGAACTTGCCGAAGTGGAAGAAGTTCCAGCAGAGAAAGAGGAAAAGAAAGAAGAGTAA
- a CDS encoding rhomboid family intramembrane serine protease: protein MIPIKDINPSRSTPIVTIGIIVFCTFVFLYELSLGPYSQIFVKMFGVIPYEVFHGVDIPPPDPLTPYGNLVSYQYLHGGFMHIIGNMLFLWVFGDNVEDTMGKLKYFFFYTFCGIVAALIQVLVYPNSDIPLIGASGAISGVLGAYMVFFPRAQIVTLVFIFFIIDIIVLPAALWIAIWFIFQFTSALLSVHHLSMGGVAWFAHLGGFLAGVLVAKFMKRNREISYYRP, encoded by the coding sequence GTGATACCGATAAAAGACATCAATCCGAGCAGGTCAACACCAATAGTTACCATAGGTATTATCGTTTTCTGCACGTTCGTTTTTCTCTATGAGCTTTCCTTAGGTCCTTACAGTCAGATATTTGTAAAAATGTTCGGCGTCATTCCCTATGAAGTCTTTCACGGCGTTGATATCCCCCCTCCCGACCCGCTAACGCCTTACGGCAACCTGGTCTCCTATCAATACCTTCACGGCGGATTTATGCATATAATCGGCAACATGCTGTTCCTGTGGGTCTTCGGAGACAACGTAGAAGACACTATGGGTAAACTTAAATACTTCTTCTTTTATACGTTCTGTGGAATAGTCGCAGCCCTCATACAGGTTTTAGTATATCCCAATTCTGACATTCCACTAATAGGAGCGTCAGGTGCCATAAGCGGCGTTTTAGGTGCTTATATGGTTTTCTTCCCCAGAGCGCAGATTGTAACGCTGGTTTTCATATTCTTTATTATTGACATCATCGTTCTTCCAGCTGCTCTATGGATTGCTATATGGTTTATCTTCCAGTTCACAAGTGCGTTACTTTCGGTTCACCACCTATCTATGGGAGGCGTTGCCTGGTTTGCCCACCTTGGCGGTTTTTTAGCTGGAGTTTTAGTAGCCAAGTTTATGAAAAGAAATAGAGAAATCAGTTATTATCGCCCCTAA
- the rsmI gene encoding 16S rRNA (cytidine(1402)-2'-O)-methyltransferase, with the protein MYSGERLGTLYVVATPIGNLEDITLRALNVLKDVDIIACEDTRQTKKLLTHYGIGGKKLVPYHEHNEEQQSEKLLSFLVEGKSIALVSDSGTPCISDPGYRLVKKAREAGIKVVPIPGASAVIAALSASGFPTDAFTFFGFLPKKEGQLRRKLEEIFGYPHTVVCYESPHRLKRTLEIIAEMDSEREIGIFKEITKINELFLKGTAGQLLEELEKRGAFKGEFVILFPPKKEKESDFDVEGMLEELKEGGFSMKEAVKKVRELTNLPKREVYAKALKIFRGDNN; encoded by the coding sequence ATGTATAGCGGTGAGAGGTTAGGAACTCTTTACGTTGTTGCTACGCCGATAGGAAACCTTGAAGATATAACTCTGCGGGCTCTTAACGTGTTGAAAGATGTAGATATTATCGCTTGTGAAGATACGAGGCAGACAAAGAAACTTTTAACTCATTATGGAATAGGTGGTAAAAAGTTAGTGCCTTACCACGAACATAACGAGGAACAGCAGTCGGAGAAGCTCCTTTCTTTTCTTGTTGAAGGAAAGAGTATTGCGCTTGTTTCAGACAGTGGAACTCCTTGTATAAGCGACCCGGGATATAGACTGGTAAAAAAAGCAAGAGAGGCTGGAATTAAAGTTGTTCCTATTCCTGGAGCTTCTGCCGTTATTGCTGCTTTGAGCGCTTCGGGGTTTCCTACCGATGCTTTTACGTTTTTCGGTTTTTTACCTAAAAAGGAAGGTCAGTTGAGGAGGAAATTGGAAGAGATTTTTGGTTATCCTCATACGGTAGTTTGTTACGAGTCCCCGCATCGGTTAAAGAGAACTCTTGAAATAATTGCCGAAATGGATTCAGAAAGGGAGATAGGAATTTTTAAGGAGATAACGAAAATAAACGAACTTTTCCTTAAAGGAACTGCCGGTCAGTTGTTGGAAGAGCTTGAGAAGAGAGGTGCGTTTAAAGGTGAGTTTGTGATTTTGTTCCCTCCAAAGAAGGAGAAAGAGAGTGATTTTGACGTTGAGGGGATGTTGGAGGAGTTGAAGGAGGGGGGATTTTCTATGAAAGAAGCAGTAAAAAAGGTGCGAGAGTTGACAAATCTTCCCAAAAGGGAAGTTTATGCTAAGGCGTTAAAGATTTTTAGGGGCGATAATAACTGA
- the accD gene encoding acetyl-CoA carboxylase, carboxyltransferase subunit beta — protein MFERFFKRRLEREGRVSSQVPSGLWIKCDNCKTLLFRGELENNLMVCPKCGHHFPVPAKDRLYMIFDNGEFEELDANLEPTDVLEFSDRKPYTQRIKEAQEKTGLKDAVINAKGLIGGKPAYVSCFDFRFMGGSMGAVAGEKVTRNIERAAEEGIPFICIAASGGARMQEGIVSLMQMAKTSAALTLLEERGVPYISVLTHPTMGGVSASFAFLGDVIIAEPKALIGFAGPRVIEQTIRQKLPKGFQRSEFLLEHGLIDMVVEREKLKETLAKLLDLLGGKNV, from the coding sequence ATGTTTGAACGTTTTTTTAAGCGCAGGTTAGAGAGGGAAGGCAGAGTTAGTTCTCAGGTTCCCAGTGGGTTATGGATAAAGTGTGATAACTGCAAAACTCTCCTTTTCCGCGGGGAACTTGAGAACAACCTAATGGTATGTCCAAAGTGTGGACATCACTTCCCCGTTCCTGCGAAAGATAGGTTGTACATGATTTTTGACAACGGCGAATTTGAAGAGTTAGATGCAAACCTTGAACCTACCGATGTTTTAGAGTTTTCCGACAGAAAACCGTACACCCAAAGAATTAAAGAAGCGCAGGAAAAGACCGGTTTAAAAGATGCAGTTATAAACGCTAAAGGACTTATAGGCGGCAAGCCCGCATACGTAAGCTGTTTTGACTTCCGCTTCATGGGCGGAAGTATGGGTGCGGTGGCCGGCGAGAAGGTAACCAGAAACATAGAAAGGGCTGCAGAAGAAGGAATTCCGTTTATCTGCATTGCTGCTTCCGGCGGTGCAAGAATGCAGGAAGGAATCGTTTCCCTCATGCAGATGGCAAAGACATCTGCAGCCCTTACGCTCCTTGAGGAAAGGGGGGTTCCTTACATCTCCGTCCTTACCCATCCTACAATGGGCGGAGTATCTGCGAGCTTTGCTTTCCTTGGGGACGTAATCATCGCAGAGCCGAAGGCTCTTATAGGTTTCGCCGGTCCCCGCGTAATTGAACAAACGATAAGGCAAAAGCTACCGAAAGGCTTTCAAAGGTCAGAATTCCTTTTAGAGCACGGACTCATTGATATGGTCGTTGAGCGGGAAAAGCTAAAGGAAACCCTCGCAAAGCTACTTGACCTTTTAGGGGGCAAGAATGTCTGA
- a CDS encoding ArsR/SmtB family transcription factor yields the protein MAKESKIVLDDERIEEGAECLKALASPVRLKILFTLKDKPMCVTDLEQELGISQSSLSQHLRTLRYKGIVAKTRKGNKVYYTISSEAFRELLNILPQIACFRG from the coding sequence ATGGCAAAGGAGAGTAAAATAGTCCTTGACGATGAAAGAATAGAAGAAGGTGCAGAATGTCTAAAAGCTTTGGCTTCTCCAGTACGTTTAAAGATTCTCTTTACGCTTAAAGACAAGCCTATGTGCGTAACAGACTTAGAACAGGAGTTGGGGATTTCTCAGTCTTCCCTCTCCCAGCACTTAAGAACTCTCAGATACAAAGGTATAGTTGCAAAAACGAGAAAAGGGAATAAAGTATATTACACGATATCTTCTGAAGCGTTCAGAGAGCTTTTAAACATTTTACCGCAGATAGCTTGCTTTAGAGGTTAA
- a CDS encoding ankyrin repeat domain-containing protein: MKKKISLFLFTLLFIPTLVLCQTLKIFDYSKAGKLDKVESELKRGISPNVKDRFNRTPLFYAIDSGNIKLVNLLLRKGADPNVRDIYGMTPLDEAIVVNNVKAAELLIKHKADVNSRDKFGYTPLHYCGMYARLTIAKLLIKHGANVNAKDLIGDTPLHLCAKNRKCFWSAVYLLRKGADLNAKNERGETPVDVAKKFRNWKFLRAVRYFKRHH; this comes from the coding sequence GTGAAAAAGAAAATTTCTCTCTTTCTTTTTACTCTACTATTCATACCAACCCTGGTCTTATGCCAAACGCTAAAAATATTTGACTACTCAAAGGCAGGAAAATTAGACAAGGTAGAATCTGAGCTGAAAAGAGGTATTTCTCCAAACGTTAAAGACAGGTTCAACCGTACTCCCCTCTTTTACGCTATAGACAGCGGAAATATTAAATTAGTCAATCTCTTACTAAGAAAAGGAGCAGACCCTAACGTAAGAGATATCTACGGTATGACTCCCTTAGATGAAGCGATAGTCGTTAACAACGTAAAAGCAGCAGAATTACTCATAAAGCACAAAGCAGACGTAAACAGCAGAGATAAGTTCGGATACACACCTCTCCACTACTGCGGTATGTACGCGAGGCTGACGATAGCAAAACTACTCATAAAACACGGAGCAAATGTAAACGCCAAAGATTTAATAGGAGATACACCTCTACACCTCTGCGCAAAAAACAGAAAATGCTTTTGGTCAGCAGTATACCTACTTCGCAAAGGAGCAGACCTAAACGCAAAAAACGAAAGAGGAGAAACACCAGTAGATGTTGCAAAGAAGTTCCGCAACTGGAAGTTCTTAAGAGCCGTCCGCTACTTTAAAAGACACCACTAA
- a CDS encoding antitoxin AF2212-like protein: protein MKAVKAVFKDGVFVPVEPVGLGEGAEVLVVYVESASKGNPEWWNEIPVEEKKKDALKLFSEKLTAVPYIDVKVSVDGGEMEVFVLVHDEREVVRPVMEAGMKVYEETGVYVPIQVISERRLNRWKEQGSEIYRTIREGVSIK, encoded by the coding sequence ATGAAGGCAGTTAAGGCTGTGTTCAAAGATGGGGTGTTTGTCCCTGTTGAACCTGTTGGCTTGGGAGAGGGTGCTGAGGTTTTGGTTGTTTACGTTGAGAGCGCTTCAAAAGGGAATCCTGAGTGGTGGAATGAGATACCAGTAGAGGAGAAAAAGAAAGATGCTTTGAAGCTGTTTTCTGAAAAGCTGACTGCCGTTCCTTACATTGACGTGAAGGTGAGCGTTGACGGTGGGGAGATGGAAGTTTTTGTTTTGGTTCACGATGAAAGAGAGGTGGTAAGACCAGTTATGGAAGCGGGAATGAAGGTTTATGAGGAGACGGGTGTTTACGTTCCCATTCAGGTTATATCGGAGCGGAGATTGAACAGATGGAAAGAGCAGGGAAGCGAGATTTACCGAACGATAAGAGAAGGTGTGTCAATAAAATGA
- a CDS encoding RidA family protein has product MKKIHTEKAPVPVGPYSQGILYGNFLFTAGQVGIDPQTGKLVEGFENQVRQCLKNLEAVLNAAGASKCSIVKVSVFLTDISKFAEFNAIYEDFLKDCPVKPARSVVEVSALPLGAEVEVECIAVRG; this is encoded by the coding sequence ATGAAAAAAATTCATACTGAAAAAGCACCTGTTCCGGTAGGTCCTTACTCTCAAGGAATACTCTACGGTAACTTTCTATTTACTGCTGGTCAGGTAGGAATAGACCCTCAAACGGGGAAGTTGGTAGAAGGCTTTGAAAATCAGGTCAGGCAGTGCTTAAAAAACCTTGAAGCAGTCTTGAACGCTGCCGGCGCAAGTAAGTGTAGTATTGTAAAGGTTTCGGTGTTTCTGACAGATATTTCTAAATTTGCCGAGTTTAACGCTATTTATGAAGATTTTTTGAAGGATTGTCCTGTTAAGCCTGCGCGTTCTGTTGTAGAGGTTTCTGCTCTACCGTTAGGCGCGGAAGTGGAGGTGGAATGTATAGCGGTGAGAGGTTAG
- a CDS encoding glycine zipper domain-containing protein has product MKKLIVLFSFLPVILTACASAPVSKTDAALLGALGGAAVGAATHKHYKASAKDAAIYGAVAGGILGYVFGNDQQNTHTVQADSDYEVKTKDGKVIHVHENWYTVDSEPAPNVK; this is encoded by the coding sequence ATGAAAAAGTTGATAGTTCTGTTTAGTTTTTTACCTGTTATCTTGACTGCGTGCGCTTCTGCTCCGGTGTCAAAGACTGATGCTGCCCTTTTAGGAGCTTTGGGCGGTGCTGCAGTTGGAGCTGCTACGCATAAGCATTATAAGGCATCTGCTAAAGACGCAGCTATTTACGGTGCAGTTGCAGGTGGAATATTAGGTTACGTTTTTGGTAACGACCAGCAGAATACTCATACAGTTCAAGCAGATTCCGACTATGAGGTGAAAACGAAAGACGGTAAAGTTATTCACGTTCATGAGAATTGGTACACCGTTGATAGCGAACCTGCACCTAACGTCAAGTAG
- the cdd gene encoding cytidine deaminase translates to MFEKLLKEAKRYVERSYSPYSRFRVVALLFGKNGTVAGVNVENASYGLTICAERCAVFRAVAEGKKDFKGIFIYSPDGMPYPCGACRQVLREFFPENFEVIVTNGENTTTFTLGELLPHTFTLK, encoded by the coding sequence TTGTTTGAAAAACTTTTAAAAGAAGCAAAAAGGTACGTTGAGAGAAGCTACTCTCCATACTCGCGATTCAGAGTGGTAGCTCTACTGTTCGGCAAAAACGGAACTGTTGCCGGAGTAAACGTTGAAAACGCATCCTACGGTTTGACAATCTGCGCTGAAAGGTGTGCCGTATTCCGCGCGGTTGCAGAAGGGAAAAAGGACTTCAAAGGTATCTTTATCTACTCACCGGACGGAATGCCTTACCCCTGTGGCGCCTGCCGTCAGGTTTTAAGGGAATTTTTCCCTGAAAACTTTGAAGTAATAGTAACAAACGGAGAAAATACCACCACTTTTACATTAGGAGAACTACTGCCCCATACGTTCACACTAAAATAG
- the mfd gene encoding transcription-repair coupling factor, protein MFKRALKVLKGSIKSGEKPKVYGLPGASKSLLLKEILPTLKEQVLVISPSELIGEALTEDFKRQGIKAVFLPSWDVPPLDVSSPLSLYQFKRLSSLYRLIENYPQVVVSTPQALMQKVIPPEILIERVLSIKKGEEINYDSLSKSLSSMGYRRVDSEPEEGEFSVKGDHVEVVMPLGSRVSVELFGDEVERITVNGEEREKVEIFPLLEVPIDKETLKKIEDIYPEVAERHLILGELSGADKLLPEIFPLTSVKDYLSSNFATVLIEPDQIRTASESFLQQVKENYEILKREGVPAAKPEKFVEDVWFGDYTFAIYEKPINGGINFGVKPLPNLSEENVNEVLSQLLNYEVRIITATETFKQEIEKALKKLSVKATVEKGISSGGFRLDEEKIAWVVEGDFLPEIKQKKEDITALEPGTLIVHRDYGIGIFQGIVSRNIGGKTYDFIEIEYAGGEKLFAPFTQIDRIYKYSGYRGKSPKLDKLGGTSWKNLERKIKASLVKFAKELAELYKERKNAVGESLKGDENLLREFEKRFPYRLTPDQAKAIKDVYRDMESEKPMDRLICGDVGYGKTEVAMRAAMKAVTSGKQVAVIAPTTVLVDQHYRTFKKRFKGFPVNIEVISRFKSKKEQKEILEKLEKGEIDIIIGTHRLTQDDVKFKDLGLLIIDEEHKFGVKTKEKLTKLKKNIDVLYLSATPIPRTLYSALSGFRDISVIETPPPGRRGTKVVVSKYSDRILKTAIERELERNGQVFIVQNDIEELEPLKTKVEEMFPGVPVEIVHGQMKSDKIERIMHNFFEGKIKILISTSIVESGLDVPSANTLIVIGAERFGLSQLYQLKGRVGRGVEKGYCYLLISPKTKLTPEAVKRLEAMKKLSPLGGGFQLAVKDLEIRGAGTLLGPKQSGYVNTVGLDLYLKLFEEVSQEKEEEDVKITLPWEAFIPEDYVEDVKERVKIYAELASSENPDEAVRKLREVHGYIPDPVINIFKTMKLKKLAKQIGVKEITVSPSGKAIIAFSDTPNVQTEKLVEMVKSRKATFTPDKKLYVNLKDFDDLISLLEELKE, encoded by the coding sequence ATGTTTAAAAGAGCCTTAAAAGTTCTCAAAGGTAGCATCAAGTCTGGAGAAAAACCCAAGGTCTATGGTCTTCCCGGCGCTTCAAAATCTCTGCTTTTAAAGGAAATTCTACCAACGCTCAAAGAGCAAGTCTTAGTTATCTCTCCTTCAGAACTCATAGGAGAAGCGTTAACGGAAGACTTTAAAAGACAAGGAATAAAAGCTGTTTTCTTGCCTTCCTGGGACGTTCCTCCTTTAGACGTTTCATCTCCTTTATCACTCTACCAGTTCAAAAGACTATCATCTCTCTACAGGTTAATAGAAAACTATCCACAGGTTGTTGTCTCAACACCTCAAGCGCTTATGCAGAAAGTCATTCCTCCAGAAATCCTTATAGAAAGGGTTTTGTCTATAAAAAAGGGAGAAGAGATAAACTACGATAGCCTGTCAAAAAGTTTGTCTTCTATGGGCTACAGGAGAGTTGACAGCGAACCTGAAGAAGGAGAGTTTTCTGTTAAAGGTGACCACGTTGAAGTTGTAATGCCTTTAGGCAGTAGAGTTTCCGTAGAGCTGTTCGGAGACGAAGTTGAAAGGATAACGGTTAACGGAGAGGAAAGAGAAAAAGTTGAGATATTCCCCCTCCTTGAAGTTCCGATAGATAAGGAAACGTTAAAGAAGATTGAAGATATCTACCCGGAAGTTGCCGAAAGACATTTAATTTTAGGAGAACTCAGCGGAGCGGATAAACTCCTGCCTGAAATTTTTCCTTTAACCTCAGTAAAAGACTACTTAAGCTCAAATTTTGCTACCGTTCTTATAGAACCTGACCAGATACGAACAGCATCGGAAAGTTTTCTGCAGCAGGTGAAGGAAAATTACGAAATACTGAAAAGGGAAGGCGTTCCGGCAGCAAAACCGGAAAAGTTCGTTGAAGATGTATGGTTTGGCGATTACACTTTTGCAATATACGAAAAGCCGATAAACGGCGGAATTAACTTTGGCGTCAAGCCTTTACCTAACTTATCGGAAGAAAACGTAAATGAAGTTCTCAGTCAGCTTCTGAACTACGAAGTTAGAATCATAACGGCAACGGAAACTTTTAAACAGGAAATTGAAAAGGCATTAAAGAAGTTATCTGTAAAAGCTACCGTTGAGAAAGGAATATCTTCTGGCGGATTCAGACTGGATGAAGAGAAAATAGCGTGGGTGGTGGAGGGGGATTTTCTACCAGAAATCAAACAGAAGAAAGAAGACATAACAGCGCTTGAACCTGGAACACTAATAGTCCACAGAGACTACGGAATAGGTATATTTCAAGGAATAGTAAGCAGAAATATAGGTGGAAAAACTTACGATTTCATAGAGATAGAATACGCCGGCGGCGAAAAGTTATTCGCTCCGTTCACTCAGATAGACCGTATATACAAATATTCAGGATACAGAGGAAAATCCCCCAAACTCGACAAATTAGGCGGCACATCCTGGAAAAACTTAGAAAGAAAAATCAAAGCTTCCCTCGTTAAGTTCGCAAAAGAGTTAGCAGAACTCTACAAAGAAAGGAAAAACGCTGTTGGCGAAAGCCTGAAAGGCGACGAAAACTTGCTGAGGGAATTTGAAAAACGCTTCCCCTACCGCCTGACGCCCGACCAGGCAAAGGCAATAAAAGACGTTTACAGAGATATGGAATCGGAAAAACCGATGGACAGACTCATCTGCGGAGATGTCGGCTACGGCAAAACGGAAGTCGCAATGAGAGCAGCAATGAAAGCGGTAACGTCAGGCAAACAGGTAGCAGTTATAGCGCCTACAACCGTTTTGGTTGACCAACACTACAGAACGTTCAAGAAAAGGTTTAAAGGTTTTCCCGTAAACATAGAAGTTATTTCCCGTTTTAAATCAAAAAAAGAGCAGAAAGAAATCTTAGAAAAGTTAGAAAAAGGCGAAATAGACATTATCATCGGCACCCACAGGCTCACCCAAGATGACGTTAAGTTCAAAGACTTAGGACTTCTCATAATAGATGAAGAACACAAGTTCGGCGTAAAAACAAAAGAAAAACTGACGAAACTAAAGAAGAACATTGACGTTCTATATCTATCCGCAACCCCAATCCCGAGAACTCTCTACTCAGCTCTTTCAGGATTTAGAGATATCTCCGTCATAGAAACGCCACCGCCAGGAAGGAGAGGAACAAAAGTAGTAGTTTCAAAATACTCAGACAGAATTCTTAAAACGGCGATAGAAAGAGAGTTAGAAAGGAATGGACAGGTATTCATCGTTCAAAACGATATAGAGGAGTTAGAGCCGCTCAAAACAAAAGTGGAAGAGATGTTCCCCGGCGTTCCCGTAGAGATAGTTCACGGACAGATGAAGTCGGATAAAATAGAAAGAATTATGCACAACTTCTTTGAAGGAAAGATAAAAATCCTCATCTCCACCTCAATCGTTGAATCGGGGCTTGACGTTCCATCTGCAAACACCCTGATAGTTATAGGAGCAGAGAGGTTCGGGCTATCGCAACTCTACCAGCTTAAAGGAAGGGTAGGAAGAGGCGTGGAAAAAGGCTACTGCTACCTGCTCATTTCACCAAAAACAAAACTAACGCCCGAAGCTGTTAAAAGGCTTGAAGCAATGAAAAAACTCTCGCCTTTAGGCGGAGGATTCCAATTAGCAGTCAAAGACCTTGAAATAAGAGGTGCAGGAACGCTGTTAGGACCAAAACAGAGCGGTTACGTCAACACGGTAGGACTTGACCTGTATCTCAAACTCTTTGAAGAAGTTTCTCAAGAAAAAGAAGAGGAAGATGTAAAGATAACCCTGCCGTGGGAAGCGTTCATTCCCGAAGATTACGTGGAAGATGTAAAAGAACGAGTAAAGATATACGCAGAATTGGCATCTTCAGAAAATCCCGACGAAGCCGTCAGAAAACTGAGAGAAGTTCACGGTTATATCCCAGACCCCGTAATCAACATTTTCAAAACCATGAAACTCAAAAAGCTGGCAAAACAGATAGGAGTAAAGGAAATTACCGTTTCACCTTCCGGGAAAGCGATAATAGCTTTCAGCGATACCCCTAACGTCCAAACAGAGAAGCTGGTAGAAATGGTAAAAAGCAGGAAAGCAACGTTTACACCGGATAAAAAGCTTTACGTGAACCTAAAAGACTTTGACGACCTAATATCACTCCTTGAGGAGTTGAAAGAGTGA
- a CDS encoding response regulator transcription factor, which yields MLVLLAEDDKDLGDLVKYNLEKNHFKVDWILDGEEAAEKVEKVKYDLAILDLMLPGLDGLEICKRIRRSPKNRDIPVIILTALSSEDTKLKGFSAGADDYVTKPFSMKELLARIEAVLRRAGHVKKDVLEFEGIKLDRKSKSVTVDGEPIYLTKTELQLLEFFLEHPEELFSREELLEKIWGADHNETTRTVDVYISRLRKKLGEKGKYLRTLPRLGYKLTKE from the coding sequence ATGCTCGTTTTGTTGGCTGAAGATGACAAAGACTTGGGAGACTTAGTAAAGTACAACCTTGAAAAAAACCACTTCAAAGTTGACTGGATTTTAGACGGAGAAGAAGCAGCTGAAAAAGTTGAAAAAGTTAAGTACGATTTAGCCATTTTAGACCTTATGCTTCCAGGGCTTGACGGTCTGGAAATATGCAAAAGGATAAGGAGAAGTCCAAAGAATAGAGACATTCCGGTGATTATACTGACAGCCCTTTCAAGTGAAGACACAAAATTGAAAGGCTTTTCAGCAGGAGCGGACGACTACGTTACAAAACCTTTCAGTATGAAAGAACTTTTAGCGCGAATAGAAGCCGTTCTTAGAAGGGCAGGACATGTAAAGAAAGACGTTTTAGAGTTTGAGGGAATAAAGCTTGACAGGAAGTCTAAGTCCGTTACTGTTGACGGAGAACCGATATACCTGACAAAAACAGAGCTACAGCTTTTAGAATTTTTCCTTGAACATCCCGAAGAACTGTTCTCAAGAGAAGAACTGTTAGAAAAAATCTGGGGAGCAGACCACAACGAAACTACGCGAACCGTTGACGTTTACATTAGCAGGCTGAGAAAAAAGTTGGGAGAAAAAGGCAAGTACCTGAGAACACTTCCAAGGTTAGGATACAAATTAACGAAGGAATAA